The Dioscorea cayenensis subsp. rotundata cultivar TDr96_F1 chromosome 19, TDr96_F1_v2_PseudoChromosome.rev07_lg8_w22 25.fasta, whole genome shotgun sequence genome includes a window with the following:
- the LOC120250109 gene encoding elongation factor Tu, mitochondrial-like: MIAVDEYIPNPIRQLDKPFLMPIEDAGDNVGLLLRGLKRGDMQRGQVVCKDGSLKTYKKFEAEIYVLTKDEGCRHTAFFSNYQPQFYMQTADITGKVELPENMKMVIAGDNVTAMFELISAVPLEADDYFFTRMPHVRKRLTQGGVRLGATLNCIFLNGYSLLYHLLGDIL; this comes from the exons ATGATTGCCGTTGATGAGTACATACCAAATCCCATACGCCAGCTTGACAAACCCTTCCTCATGCCAATCGAGGAT GCTGGTGACAATGTAGGCCTTCTTTTGCGTGGTTTAAAACGTGGAGATATGCAACGAGGGCAA GTAGTCTGCAAAGATGGTTCTCTGAAAACATATAAGAAATTTGAGGCAGAGATATATGTGCTCACAAAGGATGAAGGTTGTCGTCACACTGCTTTCTTCTCCAATTACCAGCCCCAATTCTACATGCAGACTGCAGATATTACTGGCAAGGTGGAATTGCCTGAAAACATGAAGATGGTGATAGCAGGTGATAATGTCACTGCAATGTTTGAACTGATATCTGCAGTCCCACTTGAAGCAG ATGATTACTTCTTCACTCGCATGCCTCACGTACGGAAAAGGCTGACCCAAGGTGGTGTTCGTCTTGGCGCCACCCTAAATTGCATCTTCCTCAATGGGTACTCTCTCCTCTACCACCTACTTGGTGACATATTGTAG